One stretch of Candidatus Baltobacteraceae bacterium DNA includes these proteins:
- a CDS encoding antibiotic biosynthesis monooxygenase yields the protein MIVRRFRAKATTANAKAYAVFFRDVLTPQLREIPGHRGALVLSEERAKSTRITVLTFWDSMDAIQKFAGENVNYAVIEPEARELLGSFDLEVTHHTVEVDTLGR from the coding sequence ATGATCGTCCGCCGATTTCGCGCGAAGGCTACAACCGCAAACGCCAAAGCCTACGCCGTCTTTTTCCGCGACGTGCTGACGCCGCAGCTGCGCGAGATTCCGGGCCACCGTGGCGCGCTGGTGCTGAGCGAAGAGCGCGCCAAGAGCACGCGCATCACGGTGCTGACGTTTTGGGATTCGATGGACGCGATTCAAAAATTCGCGGGCGAGAATGTGAATTACGCGGTCATCGAGCCGGAAGCGCGCGAGCTGCTCGGCTCTTTCGATCTGGAAGTCACGCATCACACCGTCGAGGTCGATACGCTCGGCCGTTAG
- a CDS encoding amidohydrolase family protein — MSELPVPRIIDMHSHWGTKRGWYGNPGNWFEPEGAEAFAKLKKYFNWSGELYGEEKMAEDFRTSNVRAVLDLAYTTDMPIEEARSQHDYAFEVQRRFPDVILGHWIKLQPSEPKALDELRRCVANRVEFIGFGMSVGGPICTDPAYEPFIELCIKERIPTLITTGMTGAGAGERGGFGYVLDDTHPRHIDRLAARYPELTIIAARPAWPWQQEAIAMLLHKGNVWNELHGWSPKYYPPELKREIGKRLQNKIMFGADYPMLSYERLRRDWRAEGFEEDVIEKVFYKNAKALLASVGVTTA; from the coding sequence GTGAGCGAACTGCCCGTCCCGCGCATTATCGACATGCACTCGCACTGGGGCACCAAGCGCGGCTGGTACGGCAATCCCGGCAACTGGTTCGAACCCGAAGGCGCCGAGGCGTTCGCGAAACTGAAGAAATACTTCAATTGGTCGGGCGAGCTTTACGGCGAAGAGAAAATGGCCGAGGACTTTCGCACGAGCAACGTGCGCGCCGTGCTCGATCTCGCGTACACGACCGACATGCCGATCGAAGAAGCGCGCAGCCAGCACGACTATGCTTTTGAGGTGCAGCGCCGCTTCCCGGATGTGATCCTCGGGCACTGGATCAAGTTGCAGCCCTCGGAACCAAAGGCGCTCGACGAGCTGCGGCGCTGCGTTGCGAACCGCGTCGAGTTCATCGGCTTCGGGATGTCGGTCGGTGGACCCATCTGCACCGATCCGGCCTACGAACCGTTCATCGAGCTGTGCATCAAAGAACGGATTCCGACGCTGATAACGACTGGCATGACGGGCGCAGGCGCAGGCGAGCGCGGTGGTTTCGGTTACGTGCTCGACGATACGCATCCGCGTCACATCGACCGCCTTGCGGCGCGTTATCCGGAGCTTACGATCATTGCAGCGCGACCAGCATGGCCGTGGCAGCAAGAAGCGATCGCAATGCTGCTGCACAAGGGCAATGTGTGGAACGAGCTGCACGGCTGGTCGCCTAAATATTATCCGCCCGAGCTCAAGCGCGAGATCGGTAAGCGTCTGCAGAACAAAATCATGTTCGGCGCCGACTATCCGATGCTCTCATACGAACGGCTGCGGCGCGACTGGCGCGCCGAGGGCTTCGAGGAAGACGTCATCGAGAAAGTCTTTTATAAGAACGCGAAAGCGCTGCTCGCGTCGGTTGGAGTCACGACCGCCTAA